In Luteitalea sp. TBR-22, one genomic interval encodes:
- a CDS encoding sugar kinase gives MSNTLTIPQHGELDLLSLGAIIHRLDPGRVPFRKARTLEVHVSGGEFNVAANLADCFGLRTGIATAMVKYPVGDLIAERVRAMGVTPFYKHFEHDGARGPNMATVYSDQGMGVRPPVVFYNRANEAAALLEPGDFDWPAIFGKGIRWFHSGGLFASLSESTAEVIIEALQAAKKAGAVTSFDLNYREKLWKAQGDVTRAPKVFSRIVEHVDVLVGNEEDLQKALGVKGPEAGKDSALDTAAFFETIQQVVDKYPHIKVVATTLREVHTTNRHSWSAVAWFGGEKVSAPVMQLDVLDRVGGGDGFASGLIYGLLTGESPEQAVRLGWAHGALITTFPGDTTMATVEDVRALAKGGSARIQR, from the coding sequence ATGTCGAACACCCTGACCATCCCGCAACACGGCGAACTCGACCTCCTTTCGCTCGGCGCCATCATCCACCGGCTCGATCCCGGTCGCGTGCCCTTCCGCAAGGCGCGCACCCTGGAGGTCCACGTGAGCGGCGGCGAGTTCAACGTCGCGGCCAACCTCGCCGACTGCTTCGGGCTGCGCACCGGCATCGCCACCGCGATGGTGAAGTACCCGGTCGGCGACCTGATCGCCGAGCGCGTCCGCGCGATGGGCGTGACGCCGTTCTACAAGCACTTCGAGCACGACGGCGCTCGCGGCCCGAACATGGCCACCGTCTACAGCGACCAGGGCATGGGCGTGCGTCCTCCGGTGGTGTTCTACAACCGCGCCAACGAGGCGGCGGCGCTGCTCGAGCCGGGTGACTTCGACTGGCCCGCCATCTTCGGCAAGGGCATCCGCTGGTTCCACAGCGGCGGCTTGTTCGCGTCGCTGTCCGAGTCGACCGCCGAGGTGATCATCGAGGCCCTGCAGGCGGCCAAGAAGGCCGGCGCGGTGACGTCGTTCGACCTGAACTACCGCGAGAAGCTCTGGAAGGCCCAGGGCGACGTGACCCGTGCCCCCAAGGTCTTCTCCCGCATCGTCGAGCACGTCGACGTGCTGGTGGGCAACGAGGAGGACCTGCAGAAGGCGCTCGGCGTGAAGGGGCCCGAGGCCGGCAAGGATTCGGCGCTCGACACCGCGGCGTTCTTCGAGACCATCCAGCAGGTGGTCGACAAGTACCCGCACATCAAGGTGGTGGCGACGACGCTGCGCGAGGTGCACACGACCAATCGCCACAGCTGGTCGGCGGTGGCGTGGTTCGGCGGCGAGAAGGTGAGCGCCCCGGTGATGCAGCTCGACGTGCTCGACCGCGTCGGCGGCGGCGACGGCTTCGCGTCAGGGCTGATTTACGGGTTGCTGACGGGCGAGTCGCCGGAGCAGGCCGTGCGCCTCGGCTGGGCCCACGGCGCGCTGATCACCACGTTCCCGGGCGACACCACGATGGCCACCGTCGAGGACGTGCGCGCCCTGGCCAAGGGCGGGTCGGCGCGCATTCAGCGGTAA
- a CDS encoding mandelate racemase/muconate lactonizing enzyme family protein, whose product MDRRAFLTTLAAAPALALAPRRASAALPKAKVTRVRIHRPPDLNPLFNQSNMIVTVETDIGITGIGEGGAKDTLEQVAGTLIGKNPFQIERIWQEAYIAWFYPPGREKTHALGALDLALWDIKGKALGVPVHELLGGVARDYCECYATSSVRPAGVPANAPLGVKERAQATMEAGFRAYRMGAGDLPIGEVFDTRAVIRRIERDARDARDGVGPDGNWCIDLHQRFDLNDALRACKVMEPFDPFFVEDPVRDEHALMDLPKLRQMTGVPLTHGEEWGLRWDFNRLVEAHDVDYIRATLPNVGGITEMMKVAAMCETHAVGIIPHFTGPIATAALVHCLSTFSGPVLLEYAFGGKTFDYLPEWADFKAGKFYPNDRPGLGITLDPKPLAVIGEVTEPGRRNVFKRPDGSLTHW is encoded by the coding sequence ATGGACCGACGCGCGTTCCTCACCACCCTCGCGGCAGCCCCCGCGCTGGCGCTCGCGCCACGCCGGGCTTCCGCCGCACTGCCGAAGGCGAAGGTCACCCGCGTGCGGATTCATCGTCCGCCCGACCTGAACCCGCTCTTCAACCAGAGCAACATGATCGTGACCGTCGAGACCGACATCGGCATCACGGGCATCGGTGAGGGCGGGGCGAAGGACACGCTCGAGCAGGTCGCGGGCACGCTGATCGGCAAGAACCCCTTCCAGATCGAGCGGATCTGGCAGGAGGCGTACATCGCGTGGTTCTACCCGCCGGGGCGCGAGAAGACGCACGCGCTCGGTGCGCTCGACCTCGCGCTGTGGGACATCAAGGGCAAGGCGCTCGGCGTGCCCGTGCACGAACTGCTCGGGGGCGTGGCGCGCGACTACTGCGAGTGCTACGCGACCAGCAGCGTGCGGCCCGCGGGCGTGCCGGCCAACGCACCTCTTGGGGTGAAGGAGCGGGCGCAGGCGACGATGGAGGCCGGGTTCCGTGCGTATCGCATGGGCGCCGGCGACTTGCCGATCGGCGAGGTGTTCGACACGCGCGCGGTGATCCGCCGCATCGAGCGTGACGCCCGCGACGCGCGCGACGGCGTCGGCCCGGACGGCAACTGGTGCATCGACCTGCACCAGCGGTTCGACCTGAACGACGCGCTGCGCGCCTGCAAGGTGATGGAGCCGTTCGATCCGTTCTTCGTCGAGGACCCGGTGCGCGACGAGCACGCGCTGATGGACCTGCCGAAGCTGCGGCAGATGACCGGCGTGCCGCTCACGCACGGCGAGGAGTGGGGCCTGCGCTGGGACTTCAACCGACTCGTGGAAGCGCACGACGTCGACTACATCCGCGCGACGCTGCCCAACGTCGGCGGCATCACCGAGATGATGAAGGTCGCGGCGATGTGCGAGACGCACGCGGTGGGCATCATCCCGCACTTCACGGGCCCGATCGCGACGGCGGCGCTGGTGCACTGCCTGTCGACGTTCTCGGGGCCGGTGCTGCTCGAGTATGCGTTCGGCGGGAAGACGTTCGACTACCTGCCCGAGTGGGCTGACTTCAAGGCGGGCAAGTTCTACCCGAACGACCGTCCGGGCCTCGGCATCACGCTCGATCCGAAGCCGCTCGCCGTCATCGGCGAGGTGACCGAACCAGGGCGACGGAACGTCTTCAAGCGCCCGGATGGGTCATTGACGCACTGGTAG
- a CDS encoding aminotransferase class V-fold PLP-dependent enzyme: MDEAFREFLGAWPAYRETMALDDLRAREYARLDATGHVYLDYTGGGLYADSQVRAHAALLGSEVFGNPHSANPASQASTRLVERARRAVLDWFDADPGTHTVVFTANASAAIKLVGEAYPFGPEASLLLSYDNHNSVNGLREYACCRGASVDYAPLTMPDLRIDRAALLARLEARTDGPRLFAYPAQSNFSGVEHPLAFVEEARARGWHVLLDAAAFAPTNRLSLRQVPADFVSVSFYKMFGYPTGVGCLLARLSSLAVLRRPWFAGGTVNFATVHARRHLLAPREAGFEDGTVDYLGIPAVQIGLEHLGAVGLPVIKARVRCLAGYLLRELLAMRHDNGAPMCRIYGPVTTEARGGTITFNLYDPEGHLLDYRRVEELANEAGISLRTGCFCNPGAGETAEGITDEDVQAALDSGEDMSLPRFMQFIQHRGGRSAGALRVSLGIVSNFADAFRLLAFVRGLRDQSRLAIGEVTFDIRSCRVIRDGA; encoded by the coding sequence ATGGACGAGGCCTTCCGGGAGTTCCTCGGGGCATGGCCGGCGTACCGCGAGACGATGGCGCTCGACGACCTGCGGGCGCGCGAGTACGCTCGCCTCGACGCCACCGGGCACGTCTACCTGGACTACACGGGCGGCGGCCTGTATGCCGACTCGCAGGTGCGGGCGCATGCCGCGCTGCTCGGCAGCGAGGTCTTCGGCAATCCGCACTCGGCCAATCCCGCGTCGCAGGCTTCGACGCGGCTCGTCGAGCGGGCGCGCCGTGCGGTGCTCGACTGGTTCGATGCCGATCCCGGCACGCACACCGTCGTCTTCACGGCCAACGCCTCGGCGGCAATCAAGCTCGTCGGCGAAGCGTACCCGTTCGGCCCCGAGGCCTCGTTGCTGCTCAGTTACGACAACCACAACTCGGTCAACGGCCTGCGCGAGTACGCGTGTTGCCGCGGCGCGTCGGTGGACTACGCGCCGCTGACGATGCCCGACCTGCGAATCGATCGCGCGGCACTGCTCGCGCGCCTCGAGGCACGCACGGACGGGCCGCGGCTGTTCGCCTATCCTGCGCAGTCCAACTTCAGCGGCGTCGAGCACCCGCTGGCCTTCGTCGAGGAGGCACGGGCGCGCGGCTGGCACGTGCTGCTCGACGCGGCCGCCTTCGCGCCGACCAATCGCCTGAGCCTGCGGCAGGTGCCCGCCGACTTCGTGTCGGTCTCGTTCTACAAGATGTTCGGCTACCCGACCGGCGTCGGCTGCCTGCTGGCTCGCCTGTCCTCGCTGGCCGTGCTCCGTCGCCCGTGGTTCGCCGGCGGCACCGTGAACTTCGCCACCGTCCACGCCCGTCGTCACCTGCTCGCGCCCCGGGAGGCCGGGTTCGAGGACGGCACCGTCGATTACCTCGGCATCCCCGCGGTGCAGATCGGGCTCGAGCACCTCGGCGCCGTGGGGTTGCCGGTGATCAAGGCGCGGGTCCGCTGCCTCGCGGGCTACCTGTTGCGTGAACTGCTGGCGATGCGGCACGACAACGGCGCGCCGATGTGTCGCATCTACGGGCCGGTGACCACCGAGGCGCGGGGCGGGACGATCACGTTCAACCTGTACGACCCCGAGGGCCACCTGCTCGACTACCGTCGCGTCGAGGAACTTGCCAACGAGGCGGGCATCTCGTTGCGCACGGGATGCTTCTGCAATCCCGGCGCTGGCGAGACCGCCGAGGGCATCACCGACGAGGACGTGCAGGCGGCGCTGGACAGCGGCGAGGACATGTCGCTGCCGCGCTTCATGCAGTTCATCCAGCACCGCGGCGGCCGCAGCGCCGGCGCGCTGCGGGTCTCGCTGGGCATCGTCAGCAACTTCGCCGACGCCTTCCGCCTGCTGGCGTTCGTGCGCGGCCTGCGCGATCAGTCGCGCCTGGCCATCGGCGAGGTGACCTTCGACATCCGGTCGTGTCGCGTCATCCGCGACGGCGCGTAG
- a CDS encoding ketoacyl-ACP synthase III, which yields MTALHAAITGWGEALPPAILTNEDLSTFLDTSDEWITQRTGMKERRVSHVSAVEMATVAAARAIACAGLTPADVDLIVYGGCTNEEAVPNSASGVQVALGATRAAAMDVNTACTSFLYGLSTATAMIRTGMARTAVVIGVELITQYMDWTNRNVAVLFGDGAAAVVVQASDRAEGLIGSVLGCDAEARQSLRVRGLGCSYANKAVSLGDTIWDFDGQVIFKRAVHGMAAASARVLAEAGVTADQVDLVVPHQANLRIIEAVARSAGIGMDRVMVTVHRYGNMSAATVPVSLVDALKEGRVKPGSLLLMPGFGGGLTYGAVLVRWGDRVTPLGESSMTLPPCDRTALELVHEIRARQDPHGRSAAGLMAPVFAESRVPHQG from the coding sequence ATGACGGCACTGCATGCGGCCATCACGGGCTGGGGGGAGGCCCTCCCGCCGGCCATCCTGACCAACGAGGACCTCTCGACGTTCCTCGACACCTCCGACGAGTGGATCACGCAGCGCACCGGCATGAAGGAACGGCGGGTGTCGCACGTGTCGGCCGTGGAGATGGCGACGGTGGCGGCGGCGCGCGCGATCGCGTGTGCCGGCCTCACTCCGGCCGACGTCGACCTGATCGTGTACGGCGGGTGCACCAACGAAGAGGCGGTGCCCAACAGCGCGTCCGGCGTGCAGGTGGCGCTCGGGGCGACGCGCGCTGCGGCGATGGACGTCAACACCGCGTGCACCAGCTTCCTCTACGGGCTGTCCACGGCGACGGCGATGATCCGCACCGGCATGGCGCGGACCGCGGTGGTGATCGGCGTCGAGTTGATCACGCAGTACATGGATTGGACCAACCGCAACGTCGCCGTGCTGTTCGGCGACGGCGCCGCGGCGGTCGTCGTGCAGGCCAGCGATCGGGCAGAAGGGCTGATTGGCAGCGTGCTCGGCTGCGACGCCGAGGCACGACAGAGCCTGCGCGTCCGCGGGCTCGGCTGCAGTTACGCCAACAAGGCGGTCTCGCTCGGCGACACCATCTGGGACTTCGACGGGCAGGTCATCTTCAAGCGCGCGGTGCACGGCATGGCGGCCGCCTCGGCGCGCGTCCTCGCCGAGGCCGGCGTGACGGCCGACCAGGTCGACCTCGTGGTGCCGCACCAGGCCAACCTGCGCATCATCGAGGCGGTCGCCCGGTCGGCGGGCATCGGCATGGACCGCGTGATGGTCACCGTCCACAGGTACGGCAACATGAGCGCCGCCACCGTGCCGGTGAGCCTGGTCGACGCGCTGAAGGAAGGGCGCGTCAAGCCCGGTAGCCTGCTGCTGATGCCCGGGTTCGGCGGCGGCCTCACCTACGGCGCCGTGCTCGTGCGCTGGGGCGATCGCGTGACGCCGCTCGGCGAGTCGTCGATGACGTTGCCGCCCTGTGACCGCACCGCCCTGGAACTGGTCCACGAGATCAGGGCACGCCAGGACCCGCACGGCCGGTCGGCCGCCGGCCTGATGGCCCCGGTCTTCGCCGAATCCCGCGTGCCACACCAGGGGTAG
- a CDS encoding beta-N-acetylglucosaminidase domain-containing protein, with translation MFLSGVIEGFYGPPWTADERATLFARMASWGLDTYLYCPKDDLHHRAIWREPYGQAEARAMAALVAACHAHGLRFLYGIGPGLDIRYGDPADRAALLTRCTQMVDLGCDGLALLFDDIPDALDPGDLARWGSLAAAQADVANDVVAALRARTPGLIAAFCPTPYCERMVAAGHGGRGYLEALGAALDSAIDVFWTGPDIVSREITVDHVREVARRLRRKPLIWDNLHANDYDGRRIILGPYAGRPLDLRDEVRGILTNPNTEFPLGHMALRTLGRFVHEPGPTWDPRRAYLDALGEWLPAFETVAGPMAFEDLVWLADCYYLPYEEGPEAEALLALARAALTGTGDDWRDVTQRFLEEATRRRDMCARLATLRDRPLFNALSRRIWDLREELDLLIRAAQARLATSDGQVRVRSDFHQPRTFRGGTVARLQRLLQQHPDGTFTACSEDHP, from the coding sequence ATGTTCCTCTCAGGCGTGATCGAGGGCTTCTATGGCCCGCCGTGGACAGCCGACGAGCGCGCGACGCTGTTTGCGCGCATGGCGTCGTGGGGGCTCGATACCTACCTGTACTGCCCGAAGGACGACCTCCACCACCGCGCGATCTGGCGGGAGCCGTACGGCCAGGCCGAGGCGCGCGCGATGGCAGCGCTCGTCGCGGCCTGCCATGCGCACGGCCTGCGCTTCCTGTACGGGATCGGGCCGGGCCTCGACATCCGGTACGGCGATCCCGCCGATCGGGCCGCGCTGCTGACGCGGTGCACGCAGATGGTGGATCTGGGCTGCGACGGCCTCGCGCTGCTGTTCGACGACATCCCCGATGCCCTCGACCCTGGCGACCTCGCGCGCTGGGGCTCGCTGGCGGCCGCCCAGGCCGATGTGGCCAACGACGTGGTCGCCGCGCTGCGTGCCCGCACGCCCGGCCTGATCGCGGCGTTCTGCCCCACTCCCTACTGTGAGCGGATGGTCGCTGCCGGCCACGGCGGTCGCGGCTACCTCGAGGCGCTCGGCGCGGCGCTCGATTCCGCCATCGACGTCTTCTGGACCGGTCCAGACATCGTCTCGCGCGAGATCACGGTGGACCACGTGCGCGAGGTGGCCAGGCGCCTGCGACGCAAGCCGCTGATCTGGGACAACCTCCACGCCAACGACTACGACGGCCGGCGCATCATCCTCGGACCGTACGCAGGGCGACCGCTGGACCTGCGCGACGAGGTGCGCGGCATCCTCACGAACCCGAACACGGAGTTCCCGCTCGGTCACATGGCGTTGCGCACGCTCGGCAGGTTCGTGCACGAGCCCGGTCCGACCTGGGACCCGCGCCGGGCGTATCTCGACGCGCTCGGCGAGTGGCTGCCGGCCTTCGAGACCGTGGCCGGACCCATGGCCTTCGAGGATCTCGTGTGGTTGGCCGACTGCTACTACCTGCCGTACGAGGAGGGGCCCGAAGCCGAGGCCCTGCTGGCGCTGGCACGTGCAGCCCTCACCGGCACCGGTGACGACTGGCGCGACGTCACGCAGCGGTTCCTCGAGGAGGCGACACGTCGCCGCGACATGTGCGCGCGCCTCGCGACCCTGCGCGACCGGCCGCTGTTCAACGCGCTGTCGCGCCGCATCTGGGACCTGCGCGAGGAACTCGACCTGCTGATCCGCGCGGCCCAGGCCCGGCTGGCGACCAGCGACGGGCAGGTGCGCGTGCGGTCCGACTTCCACCAGCCGCGCACGTTCCGCGGTGGCACCGTTGCCCGCCTGCAACGCCTCCTGCAGCAGCATCCCGATGGCACGTTCACGGCCTGCTCGGAGGACCATCCGTGA
- a CDS encoding GNAT family N-acetyltransferase → MSAGWPEGRTPRSSVVIRSARPEDRAAAYHVCLKTGDAGGDGEPIYRDDPDALGRLFVGPYLALEPAFALVLEDSGGVCGYALGALDSRTFYARYDAEWRPDLCARYPKPEGDPQHWSRVQEVYGWYHAADYFCPEPYDLYPSHLHIDLLPRAQGQGHGRRMMETLMNRLRDAGSPGVHLGMWARNHKAHAFYTRLGFTELTRIGSPEDGSLYMGRRLQDVDRRPASTAASAGTQDMEPTP, encoded by the coding sequence GTGAGCGCCGGCTGGCCTGAAGGTCGAACGCCACGGTCGTCGGTGGTCATCCGGTCGGCTCGGCCGGAGGATCGCGCCGCGGCGTACCACGTGTGCCTCAAGACCGGCGATGCCGGTGGAGATGGCGAGCCCATCTACCGCGACGATCCCGATGCGCTCGGTCGGCTGTTCGTCGGCCCGTACCTGGCACTCGAACCGGCGTTCGCGCTGGTGCTCGAGGACTCCGGGGGCGTATGCGGCTACGCGCTCGGCGCGCTCGACTCGCGGACCTTCTACGCGCGGTACGACGCCGAGTGGCGGCCCGACCTGTGCGCACGCTACCCGAAGCCCGAGGGCGATCCGCAGCACTGGTCGAGGGTGCAGGAGGTGTACGGCTGGTATCACGCGGCCGACTACTTCTGCCCGGAGCCGTACGATCTGTATCCGTCGCACCTGCACATCGACCTGCTGCCGCGTGCACAGGGGCAGGGCCACGGGCGACGCATGATGGAGACGCTGATGAATCGCCTCCGCGACGCCGGCTCGCCGGGCGTGCACCTCGGCATGTGGGCCCGCAACCACAAGGCCCACGCCTTCTACACGCGCCTCGGATTCACGGAGCTGACACGCATCGGCTCGCCGGAGGACGGCAGCCTCTACATGGGCCGGAGGCTGCAGGACGTCGACCGCCGACCAGCGTCGACGGCTGCATCCGCGGGCACGCAGGACATGGAACCGACGCCATGA
- a CDS encoding DegT/DnrJ/EryC1/StrS aminotransferase family protein → MTTSPLALHGGAPVRTRPFPSWPIFDATDEARVLAALRSGKWGRLAGDQVAEFERRFAAMHGCAHAIAVVNGTVSLRIALMAAGLQAGDEVIVPTYTFLSTATAVVEANAVPVFVDVDLDTFNIDPTQVEAAITPRTRAIIPVHFAGQPADMDAILAIASRHGLFVLEDAAHAHGATWRDRPCGSIGHVGSFSFQSSKNLTSGEGGIITTNDAALAESCRSIHNCGRVPGGVWYEHHVISGNYRLGELQGALLNSQLDRLEAQTATRDANGDYLAARLSSLPGLHPQARPSWCTRHSRHLFMLRLDAAAFGAPRSAVLEALQAEGVPAVGGYGYPLPDQPLFRNKAFGPYLPDRDRLDYTRVACPNSRLICAEQAIWLDQSTMLGSRADIDDIAAAFEKVHAHRDALSPHASAGR, encoded by the coding sequence ATGACGACATCACCCCTGGCACTCCACGGCGGCGCCCCCGTGCGCACCAGGCCGTTCCCCTCGTGGCCGATCTTCGATGCGACCGACGAGGCGCGCGTGCTCGCGGCGCTGCGCAGCGGCAAGTGGGGACGTCTCGCCGGCGACCAGGTGGCCGAGTTCGAGCGGCGCTTCGCCGCGATGCACGGCTGCGCGCACGCCATCGCCGTGGTCAACGGGACCGTGTCGCTGCGGATCGCGCTGATGGCCGCCGGCCTGCAGGCCGGTGACGAGGTCATCGTCCCCACCTACACGTTCCTCTCGACGGCGACGGCGGTCGTGGAGGCCAACGCGGTTCCGGTGTTCGTCGACGTCGACCTCGACACGTTCAACATCGACCCGACGCAGGTCGAGGCAGCCATCACGCCGCGGACCCGCGCCATCATCCCGGTCCACTTCGCGGGCCAGCCGGCCGACATGGACGCGATCCTCGCCATCGCGTCGCGCCACGGCCTCTTCGTCCTCGAGGACGCCGCGCACGCGCATGGCGCCACGTGGCGCGACCGGCCGTGCGGCTCGATCGGCCACGTCGGCTCGTTCTCGTTCCAGTCGAGCAAGAACCTGACGTCGGGCGAGGGCGGCATCATCACGACCAACGACGCGGCGCTGGCCGAGTCCTGCCGCTCGATCCACAACTGCGGCCGCGTGCCCGGCGGGGTCTGGTACGAGCACCACGTGATCTCGGGCAACTACCGGCTCGGCGAACTGCAGGGCGCGCTGCTCAACAGCCAGCTCGATCGCCTCGAGGCGCAGACCGCCACGCGCGACGCCAACGGCGACTACCTGGCCGCGCGCCTCTCGTCGCTGCCGGGCCTGCACCCGCAGGCGCGTCCCTCCTGGTGCACCCGGCACAGCCGGCACCTCTTCATGCTGCGGCTCGACGCGGCGGCCTTCGGCGCGCCGCGCTCCGCCGTGCTCGAGGCGCTGCAGGCCGAGGGCGTGCCGGCGGTGGGTGGCTACGGCTATCCGTTGCCCGACCAGCCGCTGTTCCGCAACAAGGCGTTCGGCCCCTACCTTCCCGACCGCGATCGCCTCGACTACACGCGCGTGGCCTGTCCCAACAGTCGCCTGATCTGCGCCGAACAGGCAATCTGGCTCGACCAGTCGACGATGCTCGGCAGCCGCGCCGACATCGACGACATCGCCGCGGCGTTCGAGAAGGTGCATGCGCACCGCGACGCGCTGTCGCCGCACGCCTCGGCAGGGCGCTGA